The following are from one region of the Salicibibacter kimchii genome:
- the mutS gene encoding DNA mismatch repair protein MutS: protein MSKITPMMQQYHEIKNQYPDAFLFFRLGDFYELFYDDAELAARELEITLTRRGKGEDAAPMCGVPYHSAENYIARLIDKGYKIAVCEQVEDPQMAKGVVKREVIRVVTPGTIMEERAVTADANHYIAALSGKDHERLAYVRTDLTTGETHGGTVGSEVSDLEKVLLVDGLKEVIFPREELPAEWEKWVKTAPFTISYEENEDMPDAYQHLYNGSDPSVCAAFGRMLHYLARTQKRSLAHLQALDTIEAQEFLQMDVHTRRNLELTASLRERKKKGSLYELLDDTKTAMGSRLLHRFLERPLASKMEVERRQTLVHQLVDDMLTRAQLQDQLRNVYDLERLAGRVAYGNVNARELVQLRTSLQQVPEIVDLLPALGEEGLRLTKDVDVCKALRTRLESALVDDPPIVIREGGMIRRGFHEELDEYREASENGKTWLSNLEHQEREATGIKTLKVGFNRVFGYYIEISKAQLPYAPDHFERKQTLTNAERFVTPELKEMENRILEAEERMEQLEFDLFKRLREETNKYIPHLQQLARMIAYVDCLQSFAQVSEERRFTRPRFSEARTMSMINSRHPVVETTLERGAYVANDVQMNERREQLLITGPNMAGKSTYMRQVAVIAVMAQIGCFVPADEATLPLFDKIFTRIGAADDLVSGQSTFMVEMLETEHALKEATSDSLLLLDEIGRGTSTYDGMALARSIVEYIHEHIGAKTLFSTHYHELTVLEEELETLWNVHVRAEEEAGEVIFLHKVEEGRADKSYGIHVAQLAHLPDRVIERARTLLDEYEGEQLSQIKESNLHEQVPLFTYEEEKKPVQPVNEKEDEYQAENVSEQIRDMDILNITPLEAMTAISQWQKQLRSKT, encoded by the coding sequence GTGTCAAAAATTACACCGATGATGCAGCAATACCATGAAATAAAAAATCAATATCCGGACGCTTTTTTATTTTTTCGCTTGGGAGATTTCTATGAACTGTTTTATGACGATGCCGAGTTGGCGGCAAGGGAGCTGGAAATCACCCTGACACGCAGAGGAAAAGGGGAAGACGCGGCTCCCATGTGCGGCGTCCCGTATCATTCAGCTGAAAATTATATCGCTCGTTTAATCGATAAAGGATATAAAATAGCCGTATGTGAACAAGTGGAAGATCCGCAAATGGCTAAAGGGGTTGTGAAGCGTGAGGTGATACGTGTCGTTACGCCGGGCACAATCATGGAAGAACGGGCGGTAACGGCGGATGCCAATCATTATATCGCGGCCTTGTCCGGCAAAGATCATGAAAGGTTGGCTTATGTACGCACGGATTTAACGACAGGGGAAACTCACGGCGGCACCGTCGGTTCCGAAGTGTCCGATCTTGAAAAAGTGCTATTGGTTGATGGGTTAAAAGAAGTAATTTTTCCGCGCGAGGAACTTCCGGCCGAATGGGAAAAGTGGGTAAAAACGGCCCCCTTTACGATTTCTTATGAAGAAAATGAGGACATGCCCGATGCCTATCAACATTTATACAATGGATCCGATCCATCTGTTTGCGCTGCTTTCGGGCGGATGCTCCATTATCTGGCCCGGACACAAAAACGTTCCCTTGCCCACTTGCAAGCCTTGGACACGATTGAAGCCCAGGAATTTTTACAAATGGATGTACATACCCGTCGAAACCTGGAGCTCACCGCTTCATTAAGAGAACGAAAAAAGAAAGGCTCCTTGTATGAATTGCTCGACGATACAAAGACGGCGATGGGAAGCCGTTTGCTGCATCGTTTTTTGGAACGTCCGTTAGCGAGCAAAATGGAAGTGGAACGACGACAGACGCTCGTTCATCAACTGGTGGACGATATGCTCACCCGCGCACAATTGCAGGATCAGCTGCGTAATGTTTATGACTTGGAACGTTTGGCGGGCCGTGTTGCGTACGGAAATGTCAACGCTCGTGAGCTCGTGCAATTACGAACGTCGCTGCAACAAGTTCCGGAAATCGTAGACTTGTTGCCTGCGCTTGGAGAGGAAGGTTTGCGCCTGACTAAAGATGTAGATGTGTGTAAAGCTCTACGCACACGGCTGGAATCGGCACTTGTGGATGATCCGCCGATCGTGATCCGTGAAGGGGGCATGATTCGGCGCGGCTTCCACGAAGAACTTGATGAATACCGGGAAGCCAGTGAAAACGGCAAGACGTGGCTCTCCAATCTTGAACACCAAGAGCGGGAAGCGACGGGAATTAAAACGTTAAAAGTGGGTTTTAACCGTGTTTTCGGCTATTATATTGAAATCTCCAAAGCGCAACTTCCGTATGCGCCCGATCATTTTGAACGAAAACAGACGCTGACAAACGCAGAGCGCTTTGTTACTCCAGAATTAAAGGAAATGGAAAATCGGATTTTGGAAGCGGAAGAAAGAATGGAACAGCTGGAATTCGATCTTTTTAAAAGGCTTCGGGAGGAGACGAATAAGTACATTCCTCACCTGCAACAGCTTGCGCGAATGATTGCTTATGTCGATTGTTTGCAAAGTTTCGCACAGGTCAGTGAAGAAAGGCGTTTCACACGCCCTCGCTTTTCCGAAGCGCGCACGATGTCAATGATAAACAGCCGTCACCCTGTCGTTGAAACGACGTTGGAAAGAGGGGCGTACGTCGCGAATGACGTCCAAATGAATGAACGGCGGGAGCAGTTACTCATTACCGGCCCGAACATGGCGGGGAAAAGTACGTACATGAGGCAGGTGGCGGTCATTGCCGTCATGGCACAGATCGGTTGTTTTGTGCCTGCCGACGAGGCAACTTTGCCGCTGTTTGATAAAATTTTTACGCGCATCGGTGCGGCCGATGATCTCGTCAGCGGCCAAAGCACCTTCATGGTGGAAATGCTTGAAACCGAACATGCCTTGAAAGAAGCGACGTCGGACAGCCTCCTCCTCCTTGATGAAATCGGGAGAGGCACCTCTACGTATGACGGCATGGCACTCGCCCGCTCGATCGTGGAATATATTCACGAGCATATCGGGGCAAAAACGTTATTTTCTACCCATTATCATGAACTAACCGTCTTGGAAGAGGAGCTCGAAACGTTATGGAACGTTCACGTGCGTGCGGAGGAAGAAGCGGGAGAAGTGATCTTTTTGCACAAAGTGGAGGAAGGGCGTGCCGATAAAAGTTACGGCATTCACGTCGCCCAATTGGCCCACCTTCCCGATCGAGTCATCGAACGTGCGCGTACCCTGCTGGACGAATATGAAGGCGAGCAGCTTTCGCAAATAAAGGAAAGCAACCTTCATGAACAGGTGCCTTTGTTTACGTATGAGGAAGAAAAAAAACCGGTTCAGCCCGTTAATGAAAAAGAAGACGAGTATCAAGCAGAAAATGTATCCGAACAAATCCGCGACATGGATATCTTGAACATCACGCCGTTGGAAGCA
- the cotE gene encoding outer spore coat protein CotE, whose translation MNKKKEHYREIITKAVCGKGKKFSKTTHIIKPAHRPSSILGCWVINHKYDAKRKGDSVEITGDYDINVWYSYENNTKTDVASEKVSYKEHVPLTMRSDEVMTDEFDVIARATKQPNTIEASISKKDKEVNVEVEREFAAELVGETKISILVHPDKEDDYYHDVKWEDQVSDQELKDDIQPDFLGRRPGDFELMHDRDPHGGKDRKEEVHGEKKD comes from the coding sequence TTGAATAAAAAAAAGGAACATTATCGCGAAATCATCACAAAGGCGGTTTGCGGAAAAGGAAAAAAATTTTCAAAGACGACTCATATTATCAAACCGGCCCATCGCCCGTCAAGTATTCTCGGTTGTTGGGTCATTAACCACAAGTACGATGCAAAACGAAAGGGGGACAGCGTAGAGATTACCGGTGATTACGATATTAATGTATGGTATTCCTATGAAAATAACACAAAAACAGACGTAGCAAGTGAAAAAGTATCGTATAAGGAACATGTACCGTTAACAATGCGCTCCGATGAAGTGATGACGGATGAATTTGATGTCATTGCGCGGGCGACAAAGCAACCAAATACAATCGAAGCTTCCATTTCCAAGAAGGATAAAGAAGTCAATGTGGAAGTGGAACGGGAATTTGCAGCAGAGCTCGTCGGGGAAACGAAAATTTCTATTCTCGTTCATCCGGACAAAGAAGACGATTATTATCACGATGTCAAATGGGAGGATCAAGTGTCCGACCAGGAATTGAAAGATGACATTCAACCCGATTTTTTGGGGAGACGGCCCGGCGATTTTGAGTTAATGCACGATCGGGACCCACACGGAGGGAAAGATAGAAAAGAAGAAGTCCATGGCGAGAAAAAAGACTAG
- a CDS encoding Dps family protein: MAKRQATEIKGQAGRVLEQDLNRELSNMQVLYVKLHNYHWFVKGTHFFSLHEKFEELYNNTKTYIDDYAEQMLAIQVKPLATMKEYLANATIEEASGTEEEEEMVETLAADLQAVSNQLLEMVDGLEEQNALSLADAVQDIARDYQKEGWMLRSYLGRD, translated from the coding sequence ATGGCCAAACGACAAGCAACTGAAATTAAAGGGCAAGCCGGACGAGTATTGGAACAGGATTTGAATCGGGAACTTTCGAATATGCAAGTGTTATACGTAAAACTGCACAATTACCACTGGTTTGTGAAGGGGACTCATTTCTTCTCGCTTCATGAAAAATTTGAGGAACTGTATAACAATACGAAGACCTACATCGATGACTACGCGGAGCAAATGTTGGCGATTCAGGTTAAACCATTGGCAACGATGAAAGAATATCTCGCCAATGCAACCATTGAAGAAGCTTCCGGCACCGAAGAAGAAGAGGAAATGGTGGAAACGTTGGCCGCCGACTTGCAAGCCGTAAGCAATCAATTGTTGGAAATGGTGGACGGACTTGAAGAGCAAAACGCGTTATCCCTCGCCGATGCGGTGCAAGATATTGCACGCGATTACCAAAAAGAGGGCTGGATGTTACGTTCCTATCTGGGAAGAGATTAA
- a CDS encoding RicAFT regulatory complex protein RicA family protein — translation MTQHLYKKDEILAKAKELADMMVDTEEVDFFRKAEKTINQNEKIQKRINDIKDKQKELVNLKHYGKAEGVRQKEAEINALHAEVDEIPIVKEFKQSQNDVNEMLQLVSTTISNEVTNEINQRTDADEASPLK, via the coding sequence ATGACACAGCATTTGTATAAAAAAGATGAAATTTTGGCGAAAGCCAAGGAATTGGCTGACATGATGGTAGACACCGAAGAGGTCGACTTTTTTAGAAAAGCGGAAAAGACGATTAACCAAAACGAAAAAATCCAAAAACGGATCAATGATATTAAGGATAAACAAAAAGAGCTTGTAAACTTGAAACATTACGGAAAAGCCGAAGGGGTTCGCCAAAAGGAAGCGGAGATCAACGCACTGCACGCCGAGGTGGATGAAATTCCGATTGTTAAAGAGTTCAAACAAAGCCAAAATGACGTGAACGAAATGTTGCAACTCGTATCTACGACGATTTCAAATGAAGTCACCAACGAGATCAATCAGCGAACAGATGCAGATGAAGCGTCTCCGTTAAAGTAA
- the miaB gene encoding tRNA (N6-isopentenyl adenosine(37)-C2)-methylthiotransferase MiaB gives MNEEQHRPANKTKDYSKYFDFSNATIEVNEDGQEIMKIGGRRIKINEQPNYRKGQRRRRKDVEFYYDFKIPEDMQSIGSGKKYYIRTYGCQMNVHDTENMSGILEELGFTSTDTTDDADVILLNTCAIRENAENKVFGEVGNLKNLKKERPEVVLGLCGCMSQEESVVNRILQKHQHVDLVFGTHNIHRLPHLLKDAIHGKEMVVEVWSKEGDVVENMPRRRQGKVQAWVNIMYGCDKFCTYCIVPYTRGKERSRRPEDIIHEVRGLAREGYKEITLLGQNVNAYGKDLDDDFRLGDLMDEIRKIDIPRVRFTTSHPRDFDDHLIEVLAKGDNLLEHIHLPVQHGNSDILKLMGRKYTREEYVELARKIKATMPHATFTTDIIVGFPNETEEQFQDTLSLVKEIGYDSAFTYIYSPRDGTPAARMEDNVPHEVKRERLQRLNSLVNELSAQSNQELQDETVEVLLEGESKKDPEILAGRTRTNKLVNVRAPKTSIGNLVDVKITDVKTWSLNGEMVANSEVQNV, from the coding sequence ATGAACGAGGAACAACACCGTCCGGCAAATAAAACGAAAGACTACAGCAAGTATTTTGATTTCTCCAATGCAACCATTGAGGTCAATGAAGACGGCCAGGAAATCATGAAGATTGGCGGTCGTCGCATTAAAATAAATGAACAGCCAAACTATCGAAAAGGGCAGCGGCGACGCCGCAAAGACGTGGAATTTTATTATGACTTTAAAATTCCCGAAGATATGCAAAGCATCGGAAGCGGAAAAAAATACTATATTCGTACGTATGGTTGCCAAATGAACGTGCATGATACGGAAAATATGTCCGGAATTCTCGAGGAACTCGGATTTACGTCTACGGATACGACCGATGATGCCGACGTCATTTTGCTAAATACATGTGCCATCCGTGAAAACGCCGAGAATAAAGTGTTCGGCGAAGTTGGCAATTTAAAGAACCTCAAAAAAGAACGACCGGAGGTCGTCCTCGGCCTTTGTGGTTGCATGTCCCAGGAAGAAAGTGTCGTTAACCGGATTCTACAGAAACACCAACATGTGGACCTCGTTTTCGGCACGCATAACATTCACCGTTTGCCGCATTTGCTGAAGGATGCGATCCATGGCAAGGAAATGGTCGTGGAAGTTTGGTCCAAAGAAGGCGATGTCGTGGAAAACATGCCCAGACGCCGGCAAGGAAAGGTTCAGGCATGGGTGAACATCATGTACGGCTGCGACAAATTTTGTACCTACTGCATCGTGCCTTACACCCGCGGCAAAGAACGAAGCCGGCGCCCGGAAGATATTATCCATGAAGTACGGGGGCTTGCCAGGGAAGGTTATAAAGAAATTACATTGCTAGGCCAGAATGTGAACGCGTATGGAAAAGATTTGGACGATGATTTCAGACTTGGCGACTTAATGGATGAAATCCGTAAAATCGATATCCCGCGTGTTCGTTTTACAACGAGTCACCCTCGTGACTTTGATGACCATCTCATTGAAGTGTTGGCAAAAGGCGATAACCTTCTCGAACATATTCATTTGCCTGTTCAACACGGAAACAGTGACATATTGAAGTTGATGGGGCGGAAATACACGAGAGAAGAGTACGTGGAATTGGCGCGCAAAATCAAAGCTACCATGCCGCACGCCACGTTTACGACTGACATTATTGTCGGCTTTCCGAACGAAACGGAAGAACAATTTCAGGATACCCTTTCTCTTGTGAAAGAAATCGGGTATGATAGCGCGTTTACGTATATTTATTCGCCGCGTGACGGTACGCCTGCGGCACGCATGGAAGACAATGTTCCTCATGAAGTTAAACGCGAACGGTTGCAAAGGTTGAACTCACTCGTGAACGAACTATCGGCACAAAGCAATCAAGAACTGCAAGACGAAACCGTCGAAGTACTTCTTGAAGGAGAAAGCAAGAAGGATCCCGAGATCCTTGCCGGGCGCACACGTACGAATAAGCTCGTCAACGTTCGTGCACCGAAAACTTCCATCGGAAACCTTGTGGACGTAAAGATTACCGATGTGAAGACGTGGTCGTTAAATGGGGAAATGGTAGCAAATAGCGAGGTGCAAAACGTATGA
- a CDS encoding ABC-ATPase domain-containing protein, with protein sequence MKQLQQTLQRIDGKGYKAYNDIRGTFTFPSFRLHMDHIQADPYAGPSRARVEITHRQLQMDEELYESGHRNVAFTDYVARSVGKAIRKQKVEKSIFIDRPGQEILERTAVVCDKEKVEVRLSIHLPARGRTIMGVQATQLLTEDLPGVIEQALFHMDRHGLKQHVALSDDQYALRAYVKERDALAFVADGSILPRASGVENRPLDPERAISFESSETMATTVSLPHFGDIRGMLIPKGVHVIVGGGYHGKSTLLEALERGIYNHIEGDGRAYIVTDTSACKIRAEDGRGVTNVNISPFIDDLPNKKSTDRFQTDNASGSTSQATNIIESLEAGSRLLLIDEDTSATNFMIRDYRMQQLVSPDKEPITPFIDRVRDLYEEEGVSTIIVVGGTGDYFDVADTVTMMDAYRSFDVTCKAKAIAEKARSERITHESAPFSVKSTRYPLTKSFDARRGKKEKVDARGKHTILYGRETIDLSAVEQCIDPSQTRAIARTLHYLAKKYVNGNHTLGELLDIYERETASGLDELSPFKGKHPGDLARPRRFEIAAAINRLRTLSMQREHS encoded by the coding sequence ATGAAACAATTACAGCAAACATTACAACGCATCGATGGAAAAGGGTACAAAGCATATAATGATATTCGCGGGACGTTTACGTTCCCTTCGTTTCGCTTGCATATGGACCATATCCAGGCAGATCCATATGCCGGTCCCTCGCGCGCAAGGGTGGAGATCACCCATCGGCAATTACAGATGGATGAGGAGCTATATGAAAGCGGGCATCGCAACGTAGCGTTCACAGACTATGTGGCTCGCTCGGTCGGGAAGGCCATCCGCAAACAAAAGGTGGAAAAAAGTATTTTTATCGATCGTCCCGGTCAAGAAATCTTGGAGCGAACAGCGGTCGTTTGCGATAAAGAAAAAGTGGAGGTTCGTTTGTCCATCCATTTGCCCGCACGCGGAAGAACGATCATGGGCGTGCAGGCGACGCAACTTTTAACCGAAGACCTTCCGGGTGTCATTGAACAAGCTCTTTTTCATATGGACAGGCACGGCCTTAAGCAGCACGTGGCGCTCAGCGATGACCAATACGCCTTGCGTGCCTATGTGAAAGAACGTGACGCCCTCGCGTTTGTCGCTGACGGCTCGATCCTGCCAAGGGCAAGCGGTGTAGAAAATCGCCCCCTTGATCCCGAGCGGGCCATCTCTTTTGAAAGCTCGGAGACGATGGCGACAACCGTTTCGCTGCCTCACTTCGGGGATATACGCGGCATGCTTATTCCAAAAGGCGTTCATGTCATCGTCGGCGGTGGGTACCACGGCAAAAGCACATTGCTTGAGGCATTGGAACGCGGCATTTACAATCATATCGAAGGAGACGGACGAGCTTATATCGTCACAGACACGAGCGCTTGTAAAATACGTGCCGAAGATGGGCGAGGGGTCACAAATGTAAACATTTCGCCTTTTATCGATGATCTTCCGAATAAAAAAAGTACGGATCGTTTTCAAACCGACAACGCGAGCGGCAGCACCTCGCAGGCGACGAACATTATCGAATCGCTGGAGGCTGGGAGTCGTCTGTTGCTCATCGATGAGGATACGAGCGCGACAAACTTCATGATCCGCGATTATCGCATGCAGCAACTCGTTTCTCCGGATAAAGAACCAATCACCCCGTTTATCGATCGGGTAAGAGACTTATATGAGGAAGAAGGCGTCTCCACCATTATCGTCGTTGGCGGCACCGGCGATTACTTTGATGTTGCCGATACGGTGACGATGATGGATGCATACCGGTCGTTTGACGTCACATGCAAAGCGAAAGCCATTGCAGAAAAAGCCCGCAGTGAGCGGATCACTCATGAATCGGCACCTTTCTCGGTGAAAAGCACGCGCTATCCGTTGACCAAAAGTTTTGATGCTCGACGCGGAAAGAAAGAAAAAGTCGATGCCCGTGGAAAGCATACAATACTTTACGGGAGGGAGACAATTGATCTCTCCGCAGTCGAACAATGCATCGATCCCAGCCAGACGAGGGCAATCGCGCGAACGCTTCACTACTTGGCGAAAAAATACGTTAATGGAAATCATACGCTCGGAGAACTTCTTGATATATATGAACGAGAAACTGCTTCCGGACTGGACGAATTGTCCCCGTTTAAAGGCAAACATCCCGGCGATTTGGCACGGCCCCGTCGTTTTGAAATCGCGGCTGCCATCAATCGTTTGCGAACATTATCGATGCAACGTGAACATTCATAG
- a CDS encoding stage V sporulation protein S, translating to MEVLKVSAKSTPNSVAGALAGVIRERGAAEIQAIGAGALNQSVKAVAIARGFVAPSGIDLVCIPAFTDIEIDGEERTAIKLIIEPR from the coding sequence ATGGAAGTATTAAAAGTATCAGCCAAATCCACCCCGAATTCTGTCGCCGGTGCCCTCGCGGGCGTGATCCGCGAGAGAGGGGCAGCGGAAATTCAAGCCATTGGAGCAGGCGCTTTAAATCAATCCGTTAAGGCAGTTGCCATCGCGAGAGGTTTTGTAGCACCCAGTGGAATTGACCTGGTTTGTATCCCGGCGTTTACGGATATTGAAATTGACGGTGAGGAACGAACAGCTATTAAGCTCATTATCGAACCACGATAA
- a CDS encoding TIGR00282 family metallophosphoesterase produces MRLLFVGDVVGRPGRNMLEARLPKLRQKYKPQVTIVNGENAASGKGITEKIYKNILGFGAQVVTLGNHTWARNEIFSFINDETNIIRPLNYPPGAPGRGQTSLNVNGLELVVINAMGRTFMEAIDCPFQALDKAVEEAKKRTPFVFVDFHGEATSEKQAMGWFLDGRASAVIGTHTHVQTADERILPGGTAFLTDVGMTGPYDGILGVDRDVVLKKFQTSLPAKFEVAKGRSQLNAAFMEFDDKTGKARKIERILINDDHPFDV; encoded by the coding sequence ATGCGACTATTATTTGTCGGAGATGTTGTCGGTCGCCCCGGACGAAATATGCTGGAAGCCCGATTGCCAAAACTTAGGCAGAAATACAAACCTCAAGTGACGATCGTGAATGGGGAAAATGCCGCGAGCGGGAAAGGGATTACCGAAAAAATTTATAAAAATATTTTAGGGTTTGGTGCTCAAGTTGTTACGCTCGGCAATCATACGTGGGCAAGGAATGAAATTTTTTCATTTATTAACGACGAGACCAATATTATCCGCCCGCTAAATTATCCTCCGGGTGCCCCGGGGAGAGGACAAACCTCCCTGAATGTGAATGGATTGGAACTCGTGGTGATCAATGCCATGGGACGGACGTTTATGGAAGCGATTGATTGTCCGTTTCAGGCGTTGGACAAAGCGGTGGAGGAAGCAAAAAAACGGACGCCGTTCGTATTTGTAGATTTTCACGGGGAGGCTACCAGTGAAAAGCAGGCCATGGGTTGGTTTTTGGATGGGCGTGCCAGCGCTGTTATCGGCACCCATACCCACGTTCAAACAGCGGATGAAAGAATATTGCCGGGCGGGACCGCTTTTTTAACCGATGTCGGCATGACCGGTCCATACGATGGCATTCTCGGCGTTGATAGGGATGTGGTGTTGAAAAAATTCCAAACATCGTTGCCGGCAAAATTTGAGGTTGCGAAAGGGAGGAGTCAACTCAACGCCGCATTTATGGAATTCGATGATAAAACAGGAAAAGCACGAAAAATTGAAAGAATCCTGATCAACGATGACCACCCATTCGACGTGTAG
- the rny gene encoding ribonuclease Y codes for MNGTLILIISILLIVVAVLSGFVGYVIRRKIAEAKITSAEYSAQKMMEEAERNADNSRKESLLEAKDEAYRLRSEAEDDIRERRTEIQNQENRLQQKEDSLDRKSETLDQKELSLENREKALAEKQEETETMNSKVEQLIAEQQEELERISGLPKEEARQIVRSETERELEHETAVMIKGHTDKVKEESDKKAKDILSLALQRCAADHVAETTVSVVHLPNDEMKGRIIGREGRNIRALETLTGIDLIIDDTPEAVILSGFDPIRREIARTALERLVEDGRIHPARIEETVDKARREVDERIREYGEETTFEMGIHHLHPDLLKILGRLRFRTSYGQNVLNHSTEVAYLTGLMAAELGEDVQLARRAGLLHDIGKAIDHEVDGSHVEIGVELTKKYNENEVVVNSVASHHGDVEATSVIATLVAAADALSAARPGARRETLETYIRRLEKLEEIAESFDGVEKTYAIQAGREVRIMVKPDLIDDVLAHRLARDITKRVENELDYPGHIRITVIRETRAVNYAK; via the coding sequence ATGAACGGCACGCTCATCTTGATCATCTCCATTTTGCTTATTGTCGTTGCTGTTTTAAGCGGGTTTGTAGGTTATGTCATCCGTAGAAAAATTGCCGAAGCAAAGATTACGAGCGCGGAATATTCGGCACAAAAGATGATGGAAGAAGCGGAACGCAATGCGGACAACAGCAGGAAAGAGTCGTTGTTGGAAGCCAAAGACGAAGCGTATCGCTTGCGTTCCGAAGCCGAAGACGATATTCGCGAACGGAGAACCGAGATTCAAAATCAGGAAAACCGGCTCCAGCAAAAAGAAGATTCGCTTGATCGTAAAAGTGAAACGTTGGACCAAAAAGAATTATCATTGGAAAACCGGGAAAAAGCACTCGCTGAGAAACAAGAAGAGACAGAAACGATGAATAGCAAAGTGGAACAACTGATAGCCGAACAACAAGAAGAACTGGAACGCATCTCAGGACTCCCGAAAGAGGAGGCCCGTCAGATTGTACGGAGTGAAACGGAACGAGAACTCGAACATGAAACAGCCGTTATGATTAAAGGGCATACGGATAAAGTAAAAGAAGAATCGGATAAAAAGGCGAAAGATATTCTCTCTCTAGCCCTGCAAAGATGTGCAGCGGATCATGTGGCGGAAACAACGGTATCCGTTGTCCATTTGCCAAATGATGAAATGAAAGGACGAATCATCGGGCGTGAAGGCAGAAATATTCGCGCGTTGGAGACGTTAACCGGGATTGATTTAATCATAGACGATACGCCTGAGGCAGTCATTTTATCCGGATTCGATCCGATTCGAAGAGAAATTGCGCGTACGGCTTTGGAGCGCCTCGTTGAAGATGGACGGATTCATCCCGCCCGCATTGAAGAAACCGTGGATAAAGCACGACGTGAAGTCGATGAACGGATACGCGAATACGGGGAAGAAACAACGTTTGAAATGGGCATTCATCATTTGCATCCTGATCTTCTCAAAATTTTGGGCCGTCTGCGATTTAGAACAAGCTACGGGCAAAATGTCTTGAACCATTCAACAGAAGTCGCGTATTTAACAGGATTAATGGCGGCGGAACTCGGAGAAGATGTGCAACTTGCCCGACGGGCCGGATTGCTTCATGATATCGGAAAAGCGATTGACCATGAAGTCGACGGCAGCCATGTTGAAATCGGCGTTGAGTTAACGAAAAAGTATAATGAAAACGAGGTCGTTGTGAACAGTGTTGCCTCTCATCACGGGGATGTCGAAGCAACCTCGGTAATTGCCACACTCGTCGCCGCTGCAGATGCGTTGTCTGCCGCGCGACCGGGGGCAAGACGGGAAACGCTTGAAACGTATATTCGCCGTTTGGAAAAACTAGAGGAGATTGCAGAATCATTTGATGGTGTTGAAAAGACGTATGCCATACAAGCGGGTCGCGAAGTCCGTATTATGGTAAAACCAGACTTGATCGACGATGTGTTAGCCCACCGGCTGGCACGAGACATTACGAAACGAGTGGAAAACGAACTTGACTACCCGGGACACATACGAATAACCGTTATTCGTGAAACGAGGGCAGTTAATTATGCAAAATAA